aacacaatatttataataaaaatattttaaaaaatttatattaattgaaacttttgctaataaaatttttggcaaaaaggaaaaacttaccctctaactttcacatttttttcattttagtcctctaactttcagttttgtcaatttagttctctaactttcaatttttgtaaatGTAGGACTCCGTTACAATTCAGTTAGTGGCTGTTGTTAATGTCATTGAAATGACGCCattttgctcttcttctttttcttctttttttttttttttttttttttaattcgaaattaaaagaaaataagaaaaatctggaaaaaaaaaaattaaagggaaTGATGCCTAAAATCAAAACacactaaaagtttttttttttccttagtttgccaaaattttaaaaaacccaTATCTAGAAATCAACAAACAAAGATCAAAGCAAGAGAAAAACACTAAAAGAATAAGAGTACGTATATGAATATCAAAACAAACCTTCCATGTTAGCTGAAATCAAGCATAATGGAGAGAGTAGGAAGATCAAGAAGAGCGAAAGAAAAGCCATAACAAAGTTCCCTTCCATTactctctcattctctttcaataaatcTCTCTCAGATCCAAATGGTATTTCACACCCACCATCACAAACAACCTCCTACACAAAACCCAGCTCCCAAATCTcacataacaacaacaacaaaacccgATCTCACTCGGACTGCTCAGTAGAAGAGTGCCTCAAAAACCCAGCAATGAAAGAAGACCTCAAATTTCTGGATATGGGTTATTTTGGTGATGCATTTAGTTAGAGCTTAatgactaaactaaactaatctatatataaatgggTCATCTGCGTTGCACCCCACCAACACTTCTCTCATAAATACCTTCACCTAGCAAAGAATAAGCACAAGAATAGTTTTAGTGTGTTTTGATTTCAGGGGAAGGGTCGTTCCCcttcttttttctattcttttttttagatttttcttattttcttttaattccgaatttaaaaaaatgcaaaaagatgTCGTTTCAGTGACATTAACGGCAACCATTAACTGAGTTGTAACGAAGTCCtgcattgacaaaaattgaaagttaaaggaccaaattgacaaaactaaaaattagaggactgaaatgaaaaaatgtaaaagttagaaggtcagttttgcatttttgccaaaaaaaatttaggaatcAGAAAGAAATTGTATTCAAGAAAGGAAAACACTAACAAAAGCCAAACTGACAGTAGAGCAAACCCTACATCATAGGGTACAACATATTGACTATCTCTAGGATTAAGATCCCGTACAATACCTAGGGTATTGCACCCCGGGTGCAATAACACAAATCTCAGTCTTCCATTTAATCTAAAGGCTCATTTTTTTGACACCTCACCAATCCAAGCTGGCAATCCGTATGCTCACTTCTGTTTTCATTTCAGCTtcttaaatttgaatttcactaaaactctctctcctctctctctcacttcaaCTAGGTTCTCTCCCTCACTCTCCCTAACGCACCATTCTCTCAACCTCCATGCTTGGTCTTTGCCTCTCCCTCAACCCCGTCATCACTACTTCCAGCATACCCAACTTAGACCCATTagcaaaaacaaggaaaaaactcACCATTTGAAATCCCGACCCCCAAACAGTTGCACCCCTTTTTAGACCCAGAtcagacagagagagagagagagagagtaagggTTGGGTTTGGAGAGAATCGAGTGTAGAGAGAAGTTGATGCttttcaaacccaaatcaaagaAAGTAAGGGTTAGGGTTTGAAGAGAATCGGGTAAGAAAGAAGTTGATGTTTTTTCAAGTTTGATCTATGGAGAGAAACGAGattgagagatagagaaagagtgTTTGGTTGAAGGAAAGAAGAAGCCACCATCGGAGGTGGTGGTTGTGATGAGCCATCCTTGTTGATTTGGTTTAGAGACTTAGGCTTGTTTCAGAGAGACCACCACCCATaggttttcttttatctctctctctctctctctctctctctctctctctctatatatatatatatatatataaatctctaTTTGATTGCTAGGAAAGGAAGGAAAGTAAATAATGGTGTCACAATTTTGTTGATTGATTGATTGGTGCtaaatttaattctattttctcttattttttatgtttttggtttttagctTAGGAATTGAAATCAAGTCTTATATTGCCTACGTTTTTGTCAATTGTTTAAAAATGCTTAAATCCTTGTAATTTGTATTCAATGGGCTTATTATTAGGTTCCTAATGATGAAAGTTTGAACTTTTATGAGCTATTTGACCAAAACATGAATGTTCAATACACTAAAAggctttcacaaaaaaaaaaatttgacagcATATATTTCCATTTGGAGATAATTACATAATATTGACTTTAAAGACTTCTTGTAAATTTGCTGTTAAAAAGGCATGcttttattgtgttgaatgaTTCATATCAAGTCACTCCTTAGACATAGAAGAAACTAAATGGGTAGCACAGATGATCAAATtcttaattatacaaaatttacttTTTCAGATTTCCAATTGTCCTAGCATCCCTAGAAACTCTTACAGATGCATATCATTATCCATGAAgtttgttatttataatttctatAATGGAATTGGTTCTTTAATCTTAGtctttttggatttaatttataGTCACTTCagttacatgttttttttttttttaaataaattgtatTACTTCCACAACTCAACTGAAAACCATAACAACTCATTAATGTGCTTTGGGTATGTCTCAATATGTTGTTATTGAATTTTTGATTGAGGTAAGCCTGTGTATGTCCTTGGTGTAATATGTAATTATGTTATAGCTTTTGTTTAGATTTGAAACCAATGAATGGTGGTTGGATGGACTTTTCATGTATTAGtgtaaaaaaattgcaatggGTAAGTGTATTAATCTTCTTGATGTTTTTTCCCTTGGGCTTTTCATGTCCTCCCatgttttttcaaattcaatttcatCAGTGAAATCAAACatacaagttttaaaaacttgaagaaaaaaagaaccatCTTTCATCAAATTCCTCAAATATTTTATCCCATTTTGCATTATGTGCCAAGTACATAATTTATGATAAGTGTTAGGCATTACCTCATTCAATGCCTTTGCCATTGCAAGATCTTGATCtgtaaaaattgttttaggtcTTTTACTTGCATGTGCAACTAGAAAGCTTTCAAAAAGCCACTTAAGATAATTTCGCTTTTTCATCATATAAAAAAGCAGTCCCAAAAACCATTAACCCTATATGATGATTGAAACCAATAAACACCCTTAATGGTCTTAACTCTTTATTAGTACCATATGTAGTGTCAAATGTCACCACATCACCAAAATTAACATAATCCATAATCATTCTAGCATCAACCCAAAAAATGTTAGTTACCTGCTCGATGTTATCTAATTGTACTCCATATTGCAAGAATGGATTTTTAGTCCATTGTTCCTGAAAGTACCTTAATAAACATGCAGCTTGACCATATATCAAGTTTTTTTGCCATCTTGTTCTAAGGTAATTTTTATGAtcaagctcaatgaatccaaaaTTAGCTCTCCCACCAGCCTCTTTACTCATTAACTCATGTACTGCTTTTGGCTTGATTCCAGAAGAGGATGCTAACTCAATCAATCTTGCATGAACTTCTGAAATTTTTCGTTGAGATCTCATCATATAAACTGTTTCTGATAGATAAAGGGTGTGATTATTTTCCCCAACAAAGTCAGACACTTTATACTTTCCAATTTCTCAAACTAATGAAACATATAACTTTACAGGACAATTAGTCCTTGTATCATCTCAATTACGAGTGCGAAtgatatcttcttttttttgtaccTCGAATGCCCTGCTTTACACATACAAATCCCCTTAATGTTACATTTCCATCCTTCTTACttttatttatgtaaagtttTCTAACATCAAAGCCCATTTGCCTTCCATATTTTACCCAAAAGTCGCATGCATCTTCTGATGTATCGAATTCCATACCAACTGTAGGATTCAAATCTGCATTGACATCCATGTTTTAAGAGAATTCTCTCGCCACACTATGCAATGAATTAAAGAATACTCTTGTAATTAACAAATGTACAAAATATTTACTATTATAAATATAGAAGAATGAatgtttttcattgaaaataaaagctaaaaattgtTGTACCAATATTGTACTtatcatatataagaattacAACAAACCAATAAATGATCATGAGAGATGATGACCCAATTGATAAAGGACAATTTCAAGCTAAAATTTCTTAAGAAACTATTTAAGTGTATCATACCCATACAAGGACAAAcattcaattatcaaaattttctatcccTATGATAGTAAATTTTTATCACTAAATTCTGACTGCAAACTTAAAATGCAAAGACTAAAACACTACAGTTTAAACACATCCAGGACCTAAAAGCATAGAATTCAACCAATGTAACATCGAACTAAGTAAAATAGGGATTTTAGCTATATCCTTGTATCACTGACCatccatttttaaattttgctaGACCATATATCACGTATCCATTTGAAAATCTGCAATATTCAAGTTGCAgcaaaaaaattacccaaaaatATTCCTCagaacaaaaactaaataatgaTTCCATGGTGAAAAATGTATCGCAAATAGAACTAAAATCAAACCCCAACTATCCTAATTCCTAACCCCTTGACCCAACTCTCCTCtttcccaaaaaataatttttattttgattcaatGTATACAAAAGAGAAAACTCACCTCCTTGAGTCGTTTGATGTCGGAAGCAACTTAGGAATCAAAGATGGACCCACAGTGACTGTGCCAAATGAGATTTTGGGGATTTACCGATGATACAATGGCCAAGTACCATTAGAACCACCAATTTGGCCATTGGCTGCATCGCTTCAGAGAGAGCTTCACTCCTTGAGAGTTGAGACAGCTTCACACttagagacagagaaagagggagagtgagtttgagtttgagtgtTTGGGATTAATTTTAGATGATAAGATGCAATTTTTTCTATGTTTTGGCTGATAGGTCTAAGTTGGGTATGCTAGCAGTAGTGACGACTGGTTGAGGGAGAGGCAGAAAGCAATTATAGAGAAGGGCAACTGCgcagaagagagagaaatttgattttatgAAATATGAACTTAGACCCATAAGAGCATTAGCGTCAGTATGTGTAAAAtcttgcaaaatagaaaaagttgctcattttacacattttgagcaaaaaaaacccacatcagtgggtgtaaaaatGTATATTTACTGTAGctcttttatttatctatactgctatttaaggggcttctccTATTTGgacaggatttttttttgttccaaaataccATACAGCCCTAgatttaagtagagacaaaactaaaggatagtctgataaaaatacatatttaactTGTACTAAAACATTGCTTACAAAATTGGAACACTCTTCCATTAACCaacttttccttaaaaaaacaccccatgtttatccaaaaacaaaactaaatatcaaaaaaaaaaactaaactaaatagatatatatacactttttttaataaataaatatatctttaattcccactaaaatattgcctacaAAACAAGACCACTCTCCTGATGGTTTTTAAattgctcttctatttttttttttttttttttttggtaaaggttaataatttgcattcattataatttgaaattactacatttttcaatcacagaAATACCTAAGAGTCTGATGAGTGTTTTACGTTTTGGATAAAATAAtttactcatcacacccctaggtttgaaaaatgtagtaatctcaaattataatggattcaaattattgacttttacaaaaaaaaaataataataaataaatagaagagaCACGCGCATAAGCACATGCACAgaggatagttttttttttctctctctcctctatcgTCTCTCTTCTGAttatctctcctctctcatccaatctctctcttcctctacccTCTTAATCCTTTTATCTTCTCTTAAATCcaacaacaaatcataaaattCTTCAAACTTGATCTAAATCAAGATCCAAAATTCATCAAACcctctcctaaaaaaaaatcatcatacccatataaataatcaaaccgaaattgcaaaagaacaaaagaaaatgcaGAAATAGTAGAAGAACAAGCATTACTAATGGTGGCTTTAGTGTTCCTTAGCAACAACTCAAAGCCTCTAAGTACTTCATCACAGTCTCTTCAGTGTACCTAGACCAAAACATTAAATTTATGCTCTTTTTAAGCTTACCCaccatcttctcaaaaaataaaaaataaaaaaaataaaagctgaCCCATCAAGAGTTCTCTCTTTAGCTTCTTGTATCAGCAttagcaaaagaagaagaagatgctgaagaagaaaaaatggagaaaaaaaagaaaaaaaagaaagataga
This DNA window, taken from Quercus robur chromosome 2, dhQueRobu3.1, whole genome shotgun sequence, encodes the following:
- the LOC126703083 gene encoding protein FAR1-RELATED SEQUENCE 5-like → MDVNADLNPTVGMEFDTSEDACDFWVKYGRQMGFDVRKLYINKSKKDGNVTLRGFVCVKQGIRETVYMMRSQRKISEVHARLIELASSSGIKPKAVHELMSKEAGGRANFGFIELDHKNYLRTRWQKNLIYGQAACLLRYFQEQWTKNPFLQYGVQLDNIEQRNYLKWLFESFLVAHASKRPKTIFTDQDLAMAKALNEDMQDLSSRVDDIAQQLCRRTGKKWC